In the genome of Streptomyces sp. SAI-127, the window CCGCCCTCACCGCCTGCGCCGCCACGCCGCAGCCCGTCCGCCCGGCACCCTCCGCGACCCCTACGGCTCCTTCCGCGCCCCCGACTCTCGCCCCCGGCCCGGGCGGTCTGACCCCCGTCTTCAAGAACGGCTCCCGTACCCACGGCAGGACCGTCGCGCTCACCTTCGACGCCGACATGACGGCGGACCAGGGGGCGCGGGCGGCGGCAGGCGAGCACTTCGACAATCCAGGGCTGATCGCGGCCCTGCGGGCACTGAGGGTGCCGGCCACCGTGTTCATGACCGGGCGGTGGGCCGAGCAGTATCCGGAGCAGGCCCGTTCCCTCGGGCGGGACCCGCTCTTCGAGGTCGCCAACCACTCCTACAGCCACTACGCCTTCACCGGCGACTGTTACGGGCTGCCGACGGTCTCCGGTGACCGGATGCGGGCGGACGTGGAGCGGGCGTACGCGGCGTTCCGGCGGGCGGGGGTGCCGGACGCGAGGCCGTACTTCCGTTTTCCCGGCGGGTGCTACGACCGCCGGGCGCTGAAGGCGCTGACCCCGGTCGGTGTGACCGCCGTCCAGTGGGACGTGGTGAGCGGGGACGCGTTCGCGACGGACGCGGAGGCGGTGACCCGGCAGGTGCTGGAGGGGGTGCGGCCGGGATCGGTCGTGGTCATGCACTGCACGCGCAGTGCCGCGCCGACGACGGAGCGGGTGGTGCGGGCGGTGGTGCCTCAGCTGCGCGAGCGGGGGTTCCGGTTCGTGAAGGTGTCCGAGCTGATCGGGTCCTAGGCTGGAGGTATGAGCGAGGACTACTGCACGATCGGCAACGTGCCGAAGCCTCCGGTCGCCGATGGGCCGCCGTATGCGGAGTGCGTGCTGTGCCGGGAGCCGACGGAGTATCCGGAGTCGTACAAGGGGATCACCCTGTGCCCGGTCTGCGAGTGGCAGGAGGCTCAGCGGACGGCCTGCTCCGGGTGACCTTAGGGTTGTCCGGGTGAGCCACGATGTGACGCCCTCGACCGACAGCCCCTTCCGCTCCGAGCCGACCGCGCGCGACCAGGCACCCCAGTTCGTGCTGCCCCTGGTCGTCCGTATCGAGAAGACGGCTCCGCCTGCTCGCACCGACGCTCTCGAGACCGCCGCCCGCGCGGTTCTCGTCCTGCTCGGCGACGAGCGTTCCGTCGGCGACGGGGAGTGGGCCGAGGTGGTGCGGGACTGGCAGGACGCCCGGATCCGGAAGGTCGTACGGCGGGCCCGGGGCGCCGAGTGGCGGCGGGCCGAGGGGTTGCCCGGGATCACCGTGGCGGGGAAGTCGGCGCAGGTGCGGGTGTTCCCTCCGGTGCCGCTCGACGGCTGGCCGAAGGATCTGGCCAGGCTCCAGGTCTCCGGGACCGATCTCGACGATCCCGAGCCGCCCGTGGAGGCGGACGCGGCGGCTCCCGTCCTGTGGCTCAATCCGGACCTCGGCATGTCGGCGGGCAAGGCGATGGCTCAGGCCGGTCACGGCGCCCAACTGGCCTGGTGGGAACTGTCGGACGAGGAGCGGGCCGCCTGGCGGGACGCCGGGTTCCCGCTCGCCGTACGGGCCGCGGATCCCGCGCGGTGGGGTGAACTCACCACCGGCGGGCTGCCGTTGGTCCGTGACGCCGGTTTCACCGAGATCGCGCCGGGCTCCTGCACGGTCGTAGCGGACCATCCGGCGCTGCGATGACCCGGGTCGACGGACGTGTCGAGCGGGGCAACCGCACCCGTCGGGCAGTGCTGCGGCGGGCCGTCGACATCGCCTCGGTCGAGGGGCTGGAGGCCTTGTCCGTGGGTCGGCTGGCCGGGGAACTGGAGCTGAGCAAGAGCGGGGTGTTCGCTCTGTTCGGATCCAAGCAGGAGCTGCAGCTGGCGACCGTGCGGGAAGCCTCGCGGATCTTCGTCGTCGAGGTGCTGGAGCCGGTCTCCCAGGCGGCCGAGGGCGTCGACCGGCTGCGGGGGCTGTGCGAGGGCTGGCTCCGGTATTCGGAGCAGCGGGTCTTCCCGGGGGGTTGTTTCTTCTTCGGCGTGATGGCCGAGTTCGACGCCCGGGAGGGGCCGGTCCACGACGCGCTCGTCGAGGCCCAGCGTGCCTGGCTCGGCGAGTTGGAGAGGTGCGCCGAGCGGGCGCGGGCCGCGGGTGAGCTGAGCGCGGACACCGATCCGGCGCAACTCGCCTTCGAGGTCGTCGCGTTGATGGAGACGGCGAACGCGATGTCGGTGCTGCACGGCGAGACCACGCCCTACGTCAGGGCCCGGCGGGGTATCGCGTCCCGGCTGCGAACCTGACGCCTGAAGCGCTGCGGGGGTTCGGCCGGTTGCCCGAGTCGTTTCGAGCCCGGAAACTAGTAGCACGATCGTTCGTTTAGTTTTATGGTCGGGGCATGGGTACTCCTCGACGACGCGTCCTTCGCTCCCGCTGGAAGTCCGGCCCCGCCATCCCGCTCGACGACTTCGTGCTCGTCGGTGTCACCGACTTCACCGCCCGCGGCTACGGGCAGTCCGTCGCCGTCGCGCTGGCCGGGATGCGGTTGCGCCGCACCTGGCCGTCGACACCCGGCGCGGTCGGGATGTGGCTGTTCGCGGATCCTCTCCGACGGCGCTCCGGGTCCGTGTCCGTGTGGGCCGACGAGCGGGGACTGAAGGAGTTCACCGGGCGCCCCGACCATGTGCGGATCGTGCGTGCGCATCGCGGACGCGGTGAACTGCGGTCGTTCCGGCGGGAGTTCGAGGAGTTCGACCCCGATGCCGTGTGGGCGTACGCCCTGGACCTGATCACCGAGGAGCGCTGATGGATGTCGTCGAGTTGGACCGGATCGCCGTACAGGAGGCTTGCCGGGTCGTGGAGTCGGCCGGGGACGGCCACGACGGGGTCTGGGAGCGGGAGACCCCCTGCGCGGGGTGGAACCTGCGGCGGCTGGTGGCGCACATGACCGCCCAGCACCACGGGTTCGCGGCCGCCGCTCGAGGCGTGGGCGGCGATCCGGGGTACTGGCGGGAGCGGGAGGGGACGGGCGAGCCTGCCCGTGCGCATCGGGCGGCCGCGGACGCGGTGCTCGGGGCGTTCGCCGAACCGGGTGTTCTCGAGCGGGAGTTCGTGCTGCCGGAGCTGGGCGGAGGGTTTCCCGGCCGCACGGCGATCGCCTTTCACTTCGTCGACTACGTGGTGCACGCCTGGGACGTTGCGGCCACGCTCGGCGTGCGACTCCACCTGACGAACGAAGTGCTCACCGCGGCCCTCGCCGTGGCCCGACGCGTCCCGACGGACCCCACCGCCCGCGGACCGGGCTTCGCGTTCGCACCCGCACTGAAGGTCACGGACGGGACGGGTCCGCTGGAGGAGACACTGCGACTGCTGGGCCGGGAACCGCAGGCATGGCCCGGAACCGGCAAGTGACGCCGCCGGCCGCAGGCCGGGGCCGCGCCACTGGAAGAGACGCCGCCACTGCTCGGCCGTGAACCGCAGGTATGGACCGGAACCGGCAAGTGACGCCGCCGGCCGCAGGCCGGGGCTCACCCCCACAGCTGAAGGCCACGAACCGAGGCCGCGCCACTGGAAGGGATGCCGCGGCTGCTGGGCCGGGAACCGCGGGCGTGGACCGGAAGCGGCAGGTGATGTCGGTGGCCGTGTCGGGGCCGAAGCTCAAATGTTGCTCTGAAGGTCGCCCGGGCACGGTTCGGGCGCGGGGCCCGGGGCCATACCTCCGTCACGCCGAGCGGACGGCGACCGGAGCGGATGCGGGAGAGGCCGAGGAGGGGGCGGACCATGGAGCGACTGGGGACGGGTATCGGATGGCGGCCGGAGATCGCGGACGCGGTGGAGCGCATGCCGGGCATCGACTGGGTCGAGGTCGTGGCCGAGAACCTGTGCCCCGGGCACCTCCCCGAGTCGCTGCGGCGGCTGCGCGAGCGCGGGGTGACCGTGGTGCCGCACGGCGTCTCGCTCGGCCTCGGCGGCGCCGACCGGCCCGACGCGGGGCGGCTTCTCGCCCTCGCCGAGCGGGCCGAGGCGCTGGGCTCGCCGCTGGTCACCGAGCACATCGCGTTCGTCCGCGCGGGCGGCCCGCTGACCGCCTCCCCCCGCCTGGAGGCCGGGCACCTGCTGCCCGTCCCGCGCACCCGGGACGCCCTGGACGTCCTCTGCGAGAACATCCGTATCGCGCAGGACGCGCTGCCGGTGCCGCTCGCCGTGGAGAACATCGCCGCGCTGATCTCGTGGCCGGGCGAGGAGATGACCGAGGGGCAGTTCCTGTACGACCTCGCGGACCGGACAGGGGTACGGCTGCTGATCGACGTGGCCAACCTGCACACCAACCACGTCAACCGCGGCGAGGACCCGGCCGAGGCCCTCGCCGGGCTTCCGCTGGAGGCCATCGCGTACGTCCATGTCGCGGGCGGGTTCGAGCGGGACGGGGTGTGGCACGACAGCCATGCCCACCCGGTGCCGCGGCCCGTCCTCGACATCCTCACCGACCTCGCGTCCCGCGTCTCGCCGCCTGGGGTGCTGCTGGAGCGGGACGAGAACTTTCCCGAACCGGGTGAACTGGAGCGGGAGTTGGGGGCCATCCGGGAGGCGGTGGAGAAGGGCGGCGGTGCACGGGCCGACGGTGCGTGGCGCGCTGCCGCCGACGTGGAGCCGTCGGGCGTCCCGACCGACCCCGCCCGCCAGCGGCTCGCTCTCGCCCAGACCGCACTGCTCTCCGCGCTCGTGGCGGGGACTCCGGTGCCGGAGGGGTTCGACCGGGTGCGGCTGGGGGTGCAGGCCCGGGCGCTCGCGGGGAAGCGGGCGGATGTGGTGGCGAAGGTCGCGCCCGAACTGCCGGTGATCCTCGGGGCGGGTTATCGGCCGGCGTTCCTGGCGTATGCGCAGGGGGCGCCGATGACGGACGGATACCGGCGGGACGCACTGAGCTTCGCCGAACAGCTGCTGCTGGGCGGGGAGTTGGCGGACACGCGGGTGCGACGGGAGCTGCGGGAGTGGTGGCTGGAGCGATCGGGGCCCACGCCGAGGTCCCGAAGGCCGGCGGTGCGGCTGGCTCGGGCCACGCGGAGGGTGTTGCTGCGGCACTGAGGGTGCGGGTGCCCGGGGGTGGGTGTCGCCCACCCGCGCAGGCTGACGGCCGACAGCGGATGCAACCCGCCCCGCGGCGGGCCCCCGCAGCCGACACACGACCTCCACGGACCCGGCAGTAATATGTCAATCCCGCACCTGAATCCCACTAGCGTGCGGTGCCGCAACAGGAGGCACCATGCGACCGCGACCGCCCGTCAAGGGGCGAGGCATCTTCTCCGGCACCGGGGTCATCATCGCCGGACTCACGGCGACCCTCGTGGCGTTGCTCGTCCCGATCTGGTCCTATGCCGACCGCTCCGGCACGGGACTGAGCGTGCTCAACGCCGGGACCGTGACGACGCCGTACGGGCCGCTCTCGGCACTGGACCGGGAATTCGTCACGAAGGTGCGGCTGGCGGGCCTGTGGGAACTGCCCGCGGGACAGCAGGCGGAGCAGAAGGGCACGACGCAGGCCGTACGGACGGCGGGGCAGCACCTGGTCGAGGGGCACACGTTCCTCGACGCACGCGTGCGTGACGTGGCGTCGAAGCT includes:
- a CDS encoding polysaccharide deacetylase family protein translates to MIPLVRRVTAACVLGAALTACAATPQPVRPAPSATPTAPSAPPTLAPGPGGLTPVFKNGSRTHGRTVALTFDADMTADQGARAAAGEHFDNPGLIAALRALRVPATVFMTGRWAEQYPEQARSLGRDPLFEVANHSYSHYAFTGDCYGLPTVSGDRMRADVERAYAAFRRAGVPDARPYFRFPGGCYDRRALKALTPVGVTAVQWDVVSGDAFATDAEAVTRQVLEGVRPGSVVVMHCTRSAAPTTERVVRAVVPQLRERGFRFVKVSELIGS
- a CDS encoding aminoacyl-tRNA hydrolase — its product is MSHDVTPSTDSPFRSEPTARDQAPQFVLPLVVRIEKTAPPARTDALETAARAVLVLLGDERSVGDGEWAEVVRDWQDARIRKVVRRARGAEWRRAEGLPGITVAGKSAQVRVFPPVPLDGWPKDLARLQVSGTDLDDPEPPVEADAAAPVLWLNPDLGMSAGKAMAQAGHGAQLAWWELSDEERAAWRDAGFPLAVRAADPARWGELTTGGLPLVRDAGFTEIAPGSCTVVADHPALR
- a CDS encoding TetR family transcriptional regulator, translated to MTRVDGRVERGNRTRRAVLRRAVDIASVEGLEALSVGRLAGELELSKSGVFALFGSKQELQLATVREASRIFVVEVLEPVSQAAEGVDRLRGLCEGWLRYSEQRVFPGGCFFFGVMAEFDAREGPVHDALVEAQRAWLGELERCAERARAAGELSADTDPAQLAFEVVALMETANAMSVLHGETTPYVRARRGIASRLRT
- a CDS encoding TIGR03086 family metal-binding protein, whose translation is MDVVELDRIAVQEACRVVESAGDGHDGVWERETPCAGWNLRRLVAHMTAQHHGFAAAARGVGGDPGYWREREGTGEPARAHRAAADAVLGAFAEPGVLEREFVLPELGGGFPGRTAIAFHFVDYVVHAWDVAATLGVRLHLTNEVLTAALAVARRVPTDPTARGPGFAFAPALKVTDGTGPLEETLRLLGREPQAWPGTGK
- a CDS encoding DUF692 domain-containing protein, whose product is MERLGTGIGWRPEIADAVERMPGIDWVEVVAENLCPGHLPESLRRLRERGVTVVPHGVSLGLGGADRPDAGRLLALAERAEALGSPLVTEHIAFVRAGGPLTASPRLEAGHLLPVPRTRDALDVLCENIRIAQDALPVPLAVENIAALISWPGEEMTEGQFLYDLADRTGVRLLIDVANLHTNHVNRGEDPAEALAGLPLEAIAYVHVAGGFERDGVWHDSHAHPVPRPVLDILTDLASRVSPPGVLLERDENFPEPGELERELGAIREAVEKGGGARADGAWRAAADVEPSGVPTDPARQRLALAQTALLSALVAGTPVPEGFDRVRLGVQARALAGKRADVVAKVAPELPVILGAGYRPAFLAYAQGAPMTDGYRRDALSFAEQLLLGGELADTRVRRELREWWLERSGPTPRSRRPAVRLARATRRVLLRH